atttacaaataatttatttgcaGTGATGTTAAATTTGTATATACTGTGCATACTACAAAATAAGATTATCAGAAAACTCCGATATagaacaattaaaaaacaatacatggTTCCGATTTTGATATTATTGTTTTCGATATTTTTGAATAAACAATACACATTGTACTTACAGTGTATTAAATGCCACTATTCATCAGTCAGTGATGGAGTTCTAAGTTGTCCACACTGGTTGTCGCTACGatattaaattgaataaaagatgcatcgtatattaattattatatacatacattgTTAGACCAATCAAGTATAAAGTTACATTTTAATGGAAGTAATCATATCATTTATAATCTAATAATGATATTCTTTAATTAGGAGGGCGCGATActaattatttgaaaaatcaaTCACTTACTTTCAAGTAGTCACTGATCGTGTTTTACAGTCATGTCCACGTGTGTTGTCTGACCATTCTCTTACGTTATTTTCCTCACATTTAGCACGAACATTTTTTGTGTATTACTCGTATCAAATGAATAAGATGCATGGCCTAACTTCAGCAAACTGCAGTTACCGAAGATTGTCAACTGTCAACTACATAGTCATACCAAATGGTGAAAAGCTTTTCTTTCCAAACTCGTTGTAGCAAACTGCCACTTATTAAACTATTTACTGAAGGCCGTCATTCTGTCCATAATCACATGAATACCCTACAAAACTGTTATCTGACAACCCTCAGCAAACTAGTTTGTCGAcatattttcttcaaaataaaaaggCTTAACTTTTGCAAACTAATTTCCAAGTAGTTTGCCAATTGGTCTAAAGTTATTTGACAAACGAACATTTTTACAACCAAGATTTAGGTGCTCGAGTTTACCCTAAACCTTAAGTCTCTTGAATAATGTTTTCTTGTTGTGGATTTGGAACTATACggtatttaaaatattcaaacttatcagtttttagtcgcgtggaagcgactctatagttcactatgtcggtcggtcggtctgtctgtctgtctgtctgtctgtcggtctgtctgtcggtctgtctgtctgtctgtctgtctgtcggtccggtatcactatgcgttttatcgctttctgaccttatcttgatatcagtttaatctagctaggtcaatttttcacagtatattccttatggccaggaatcaatgtggttatgttttcacggtgcgcaataaaaaattacgcggtctatgcacgatttaacgaaatcacgtttgtaatcatatcttcacaaccataaatcacaattaaataaaatttggtaatcataaatttcagggcataaatcatcatatggcaatacaattacgtgcgtagcgcatgtaacgcaggcgtacgcgcgcttaacattttcaaaatttattttcgatgaaataagagtacatttcaggcaattttaagcgtttacaaaattgccatgagtgcgcatatttttgcgcgcgtactgcgcgttaaatgttattgcgcactctttttgcccgatttctgttttcttgacttacttttcaactcgaaattacgttatacgagcacgtcgaaagtgacaggctacgcacgtgtaaatttaaaaaaaataaatgtttttaaacatttcaacatttttaaacatgttcagtaattttggtcagtatagttcactatgtcggtcggtcggtctctctgtctgtctgtctgtctgtctgtcggtctgtcggtctgtctgtcggtctgtcggtctgtctgtcggtccggtatcactatgcattgtagcacgcgacttaatggctgttggccttgtttatttctacaatttgatttaaaaattgtatatacacCTGTATATCTTTATTGTATATACCTGTATATCTTTATTGTATATACCTGTATATCTTTATTGTATATACCTGTATATCTTTATTGTATCCTGTATATCTTTATTGTATATACCTGTATATCTTTATTGTATATACCTGTATATCTTTATTGTATATACCTGTATATCTTTATTGTATATACCTGTATATCTTTATTGTATATACCTGTATATCTTTATTGTATATACCTGTATATCTTTATTGTATATACCTGTATATCTTTGTACTTTTTATGAAATCTAAAACTGTTGTGCAGTAGTTCTTACTGTCATGACGAATTGTACTGCacatttttatatgtatttttgtgaaCCAGAAAGAGCACATAAAGGTATTTCggttgtttttaattttgtaatataacgatatacttttataattaaaatattgacctttgtatcagaattcaaataagttcacaaacttgacccagaaagtccagaggagagtttgtccagatgttttaatgaccatttagtttataatagaatccctaaagaaaacacttagcttaattttgtgacttttccCACCGTTAAATCAGGAGAgattgacactatttaagtacagatttgacagtgtcagcCATCatagaaataccttattataccgttaatcacttctaactaaacacccctggatcaacttaggaccaatcgttaccctcacagattacgtagtgacatatgcaaatgaaccgaagccaatatacccccaagtttcagaagggcccagacacacaccttacagccacttcacggagcacacaccttacagccacttcacggagcacacaccttacagccacctcacggagcacacacctcacagccacttcttcagaagcagacctacacacttcacacctcaccgacagcatcactgatcctccattccttatctatacttatagttgtatattgtactgaagtattatactgaataaacaatatgtgttacgacaattaagcgagtaagagtcttcattagtacctcaacaaaacactatattacaattttaatctttaaaaaaaaaaaattaaataacagaaggactaaatattaaaatgtctgaacctaaaagtgaacaaATTAACTACAGATTTATAGCCAAAATACCGAcgttaacattaaaaaaagagaaCCCAAGTTGGCAAAGAACAAATCAACAATTATCAGCTGCTAAAATCATCAATACTTTATTTACaacatatttgttttgttacaCTAGCAGCATTGggtaataaaaaaacaagattaTGAATGTAAATTGTAATTACCTTAACTTTTATTTTCTTGTTGAGTTGATTAAAGaaacactattattttattaaatgtaataaatatgaATCCAAGATAACATTAATAGCAgattcataaacattttttaaaatcctATGTCAGTTAACAATAAGTTACGCAATTCAAAAACATGACACtggtgaaaaaaaaataattctttattttcGTCTACTACTATTATGGCTAGAAATTGCAacatttaatacttttttttcagtaCACAAGTCACATGACACAAGTCGTAATAACATATCTGTTGGCGCCGGTTTACATAATGCCAACTATcggaaatattaaaaagaaagcAAACAAGCAATTTACTTTATAATATAAGTTAGTGCAATTTTTATGTGGGAATGATAGCAATATTAATCGTCTCTGATACTGTAGATGATGATAGATTAACATAAGAAGACAATAACGTGTGTGGTATGTGTGTGAACAGACGTTAGAAATGTGTAAATATATAGTAAACGTGTCAATACAGTAAATTGACATTATTCATCAAACTCGAttcacacataggcctacaacagtAACAAATTGATACAATTAAATGTGTGAAAGCGTATCCGTGGTACTTAGATGTAAAATCTCGGACATTTATGTAAAGACTTGAAACCATTACATTACCATAGTATTAGAGTGTGATTGAAGCAGCTTACATAAAATGTAAAGCCCTAACTTCGGTTTTCATTTCTTATTGAGTTGATAAAAGCATTAATTAATATATGACgtaaacaaaattacattatCATAATGTACAttcaatttttatataaattggcGCCTATGTCTTTTCATCGGTTTTCggattttaaaaacttttttgtgTTAAGGAAGCTGAAATAGTAATCTACGCATTCGTTGCCACTAAACTTGACAtacttttgttaaaatattgttatgaaATTTATTAGGCACTTAATAAAATCAATGTCTATCACGTGTTCTTTATTTCTTACTTCTTCAAGCAACTACGTGATCTTTGAGAGTTTTCAACCTAAATTGTACATCAGTTGATAGCATCAAAATGTTTGTTAGTTTCCTGCATTTAGTTCCAAAGTTTACTTGAAACATTTTAGACGAAGGATCTTGAAAAACACATTTCTGATTTTAAGATTCGTAAGTgtgtaaatgaatgaattgaTGGCAGAGTTACTCCACACGAGGTAGAGTAAAACCGCATAAACAATTTCATCTGCTGAGTAATAACTAATACTACCAAAAAAAAGCACAGTACAGTAAGGTGTCCAGCAGATGATAAAGGCACAAAGTAAAACAGCAAGAGTAACTGCAGCCTTTCGATGTCGTCTCATTGAAGAAGAAATTTCTGTATTTACGTTCCATTGGGTAGAAAATGCAATGATTGGATTTGTACGCGTACGATGACGTATCTCTTAAATACATAGCTAttcaaatatattataattgttaacGGTATCACAAAATAAACGAATAAATTTACCAAACTGTAAGATGTACTTTCTTTCAATTCTTTACCGCACTCTTCTTTTGAGTAGTCAATTGTTTGTTCTCCTCTAAATTTCTCCCAGAATAAAATTGAAAGTGTGTAAAATGGTATGAGAATAGCCCACGAGACAAGAATCATTACGGTAACTCGTTTTGTAGTCTGAAAATGACGGTATTTTAACTTCATTTTTAACATCCAGTACCGATCCAAACTGATTAAAATAATACCACAAACAGAAACACCACATGCCGTGTAGTCAATGATCAACCACATCTTACAGACGCCTCCGCCGAATGGCCAATAACCAAACATATTCAAAAGTGTGAAAGGCGGGAACGAGAAAGCACCAACGAAAAAGTCCGCTAGAGAAAGATTCAAGATGAACAAATTTGCTGGCTTCAAACGAAGCGATGTTTCGGTGATAAAAGCAAAAATGACGAGACTGTTTCCAAACACGGTCACTACGCACATAATCCAGCATATGATGATTCCGCCGGATACAGTCAAAGTATCGTCAGTTTCATTTACGACATAGTTGTCGCTAGGCGATTCCATATTGGAAGTGAGCTTGCacaaactaaataaaaagtaGTTTTAGTTGGAATAGATTCTAAAGGTAATGATAATCTGTTTAAACTACAGTACTTCGTTCAATGTTGTTCTATATAGGCCCTAAATTGCAATTCTCACAACTCAAATGTCATGTTTATTTAGTTGTATTTGCTTCCAATTTTAAGATTTTGCaacataaatacaattaacTTATAAGATAAGTTATTTGGAGTGATGTAAAATTTGTATCTACATACTACAAAAGAAGATTTTCAGAAAACTCCCAAATagtgaaattaaaataataatttgcacCATAATTAAAACTTACGAAtatcatatataataataagttaTTTGAATTGCATACTAAAAAATAAGATTATCAGAAAACTTCGAtagtgaaattaaaaaaaaaaacactacatGGTTcgattttaatattgtgttcgataattttgaataaacaatatacattGTACTTACAGTGTATTAAATGCCACTATTCATCAGTCAGTGATGGAGTTCTAAGTTGTCCACACTGGTTGTCGCTACGatattaaattgaataaaagatgcatcgtatattaattattatatacatacattgTTAAACCAATCAAGTATAAAGTTACATTTTAATGGAAGTAatcatatcatttatattttaatatattctataaTTAGGAGGGCGCGatactaattattttaaaatcaatcacTTACTTTCAAGTAGTCACTGTTGTTGATCGTGTTTTACAGTCATGTCCACACGTGTGTTGTCTGACCATTCTCTTACGTTATTTTCCTCACATTTCGCAAGAACATTTTCTCGTGTATTACTCGTGTCAAATGAATAAGATGCATGGCCTAACTTCAGCAAACTGCAGTTACCGGAGATTGTCAACTGTCAACTACATAGTCATACCAAACGGTGAAAAGCTTTTCTTTCCAAACTCGTTGTAACAAACTgccactttttattattttttactatttacTGAAGGCCGTCATTCTGTCCATAATCACATGAATACCCTACAAAACTGTTATCTGACAACCCTCAGCAAGCTAGTTTGTCGAcatattttcttcaaaataaaaaggCTTAACTTCTGCAAACTAATTTCCAAGTAGTTTGCCAATTGGTCTAAAGTTATTTGACAAACGAACATTGTTACAACCAAGCTTTAGGTGCTCGAGTTTACCATTATAGCCTAAACCTTAAGTCTTCCGAATAATATGTTCTTTCTGTGGATTTGGAACTATACCGTATTTTAAAACTTAGCTTGTTTTTTATTgctacaatttttaaaaatgttatttagaaATTGTATATACTTGTATatctttgtactttttataaaatCTAAAACTGTTGTGCAGTAGTTCTTACAGTCATGGCAAATTATACTGCgcatttttatatgtatttttgtgaaCCAGAAAGAGCACATAAAGGTATTTCggttgtttttaattttgtaatataacgatatacttttataattaaaatattgacctttgtatcagaattcaaataagttcacaaacttgacccagaaagtccagaggagagtttgtccagatgttttaatgaccatttagtttataatagaatccctaaagaaaacacttagcttaattttgtgacttttccCACCGTTAAATCAGGAGAgattgacactatttaagtacagatttgacagtgtcatccatcatagaaataccttattataccgttaatcacttctaactaaacacccctggatcaacttaggaccaatcgttaccctcacagattacgtagtgacatatgcaaatgaaccgaagccaatatacccccaagtttcagaagggcccagacacacaccttacagccacttcacgaagcacacaccttacagccacttcacggagcacacaccttacagccacctcacggagcacacacctcacatccacttcttcagaagcagacctacacacttcacacctcaccgacagcatcactgatcctccgttccttatctatacttacagtatagttgtatattgtactgaagtattatactgaataaacaatatgtgttacgacaattaagcgagtaagagtcttcattagtacctcaacaaaacactatattacaattttaatctttaaaaaaaaaaaattaaataacagaaggactaaatattaaaatgtctgaacctaaaagtgaacaaATTAACTACAGATTTATAGCCAAAATACCGAcgttaacattaaaaaaagagaaCCCAAGTTGGCAAAGAACAAATCAACAATTATCAGCTGCTAAAATCATCAATACTTTATTTACaacatatttgttttgttacaCTAGCAGCATTGggtaataaaaaaacaagattaTGAATGTAAATTGTAATTACCTTAACTTTATTTTCTTGTTGAGTTGATTAAAGaaacactattattttattaaatgtaataaatatgaATCCAAGATAACATTAATAGCAgattcataaacattttttaaaatcctATGTCAGTTAACAATAAGTTACGCAATTCAAAAACATGACACtggtgaaaaaaaaataattctttattttcGTCTACTACTATTATGGCTAGAAATTGCAacatttaatacttttttttcagtaCACAAGTCACATGACACAAGTCGTAATAACATATCTGTTGGCGCCGGTTTACATAATGCCAACTATcggaaatattaaaaagaaagcAAACAAGCAATTTACTTTATAATATAAGTTAGTGCAATTTTTATGTGGGAATGATAGCAATATTAATCGTCTCTGATAGATGATGATAGATTAACATAAGAAGACAATAACGTGTGTGGTATGTGTGTGAACAGACGTTAGAAATGTGTAAATATATAGTAAACGTGTCAATACAGTAAATTGACATTATTCATCAAACTCGAttcacacataggcctacaacagtAACAAATTGATACAATTAAATGTGTGAAAGCGTATCCGTGGTACTTAGATGTAAAATCTTGGACATTTATGTAAAGATTTGAAACCATTACATTACCATAGTATTAGAGTGTGATTGAAGCAGCTTACATAAAATGTAAAGCCCTAACTTCGGTTTTCATTTCTTATTGAGTTGATTAaaagcattaattaatttatgacgtaaacaaaattacattacCATAATGTACAttcaatttttatataaattggcGCCTATGTTTTTTCATCGGTTTTCggattttaaaaacttttttgtgTTAAGGAAGCTGAAATAGTAATCTACGCATTCGTTGCCACTAAACTTGACatacttttattaaaatattgttatgaaATTTATTAGGCACTTAATAAAATCAATGTCTATCACGTGTTCTTTATTTCTTACTTCTTCAAGCAACTACGTGATCTTTATGAGTTTTTCAACCTAAATCGTACATCAGTTGATAgcatcaaaatgttagttagtTTTTTTTCTGCATTTAGTTCCACTTGAAACATTTTAGACGAAGGATCTTGAAAAACACATTTCTGATTTTAAGATTCGTTAGTGCGTAAATTAATGGATTGATGGCAGAGTTACTCCACACGAGGTAGAGTAAAACCGCATAAACAATTTCATCTGGTGAGTAATCACTAACACTACTCAAAAAAAGCACAGTACAGTAAGGTGTCCAGCAGATGATAAAGGCACAAAGTAAAACAGCAAGAGTTACTGCAGCCTTTCGATGTCGTCTCATTGAAGAAGACATTTCTGTATTTACGTTCCATTGGGTAGAAAATGCAATGATTGGATTTGTACGCGTACGATGACGTATCTCTTTAAATACATAGCTAttcaaatatattataattgttaacGGTGTCACAAAATAAACGAATAAATTTACCAAACTGTAAGATGTACTTTCTTTCAATTCTTTACCGCACTCTTCTTTTGAGTAGTCAATTGTTTGTTCTCCTCTGAATTTCTCCCAGAATAAAATTGAAAGTGTGTAAAATGGTATGAGAATAGCCCACGAGACAAGAATCATTACGGTAACTCGTTTTGTAGTCT
This is a stretch of genomic DNA from Antedon mediterranea chromosome 3, ecAntMedi1.1, whole genome shotgun sequence. It encodes these proteins:
- the LOC140044299 gene encoding LOW QUALITY PROTEIN: histamine H4 receptor-like (The sequence of the model RefSeq protein was modified relative to this genomic sequence to represent the inferred CDS: inserted 1 base in 1 codon) encodes the protein MESPSDNYVVNETDDTLTVSGGIIICWIMCVVTVFGNSLVIFAFITETSLRLKPANLFILNLSLADFFVGAFSFPPFTLLNMFGYWPFGGGVCKMWLIIDYTACGVSVCGIILISLDRYWMLKMKLKYRHFQTTKRVTVMILVSWAILIPFYTLSILFWEKFRGEQTIDYSKEECGKELKESTSYSLVNLFVYFVIPLTIIIYLNSYVFXEIRHRTRTNPIIAFSTQWNVNTEISSSMRRHRKAAVTLAVLLCAFIICWTPYCTVLFFGSISYYSADEIVYAVLLYLVWSNSAINSFIYTLTNLKIRNVFFKILRLKCFK
- the LOC140044300 gene encoding histamine H4 receptor-like, with protein sequence MESPSDNYVVNETDDTLTVSGGIIICWIMCVVTVFGNSLVILAFITETSLRLKPANLFILNLSLADFFVGAFSFPPFTLLNMFGYWPFGEGVCKMWLIIDYTACGVSVCGIILISLDRYWMLKMKLKYRQFQTTKRVTVMILVSWAILIPFYTLSILFWEKFRGEQTIDYSKEECGKELKESTSYSLVNLFVYFVTPLTIIIYLNSYVFKEIRHRTRTNPIIAFSTQWNVNTEMSSSMRRHRKAAVTLAVLLCAFIICWTPYCTVLFLSSVSDYSPDEIVYAVLLYLVWSNSAINPLIYALTNLKIRNVFFKILRLKCFKWN